In Longimicrobium sp., a genomic segment contains:
- a CDS encoding SPOR domain-containing protein: protein MRYRFSLGRGEAAMVLGGATTVGALLFATGVMTGMAFGRGHTAQPAAGAVLVASPDAATAADSATIARAVADSAAAMQGAPSAPAQPAAFAAPADGIGGPAPDDATAMNADGWSVPAGYAAPAGSPTRWTTLPPAGGAQAADPATLAADPGATRYASADAGTATAPRSRLAPPEPPYTPRAAPGEARFRAYDGGSGPYALQVGRFREEEAALKVVDELHARGHDVYVYTTAERGGPLFSVRMDRYGDRETAMRAAERLEQREQLAAVVVPTEQR, encoded by the coding sequence ATGAGATACCGGTTCAGCCTCGGGCGCGGTGAAGCCGCGATGGTGCTGGGCGGCGCCACCACGGTGGGCGCCCTCCTCTTCGCCACCGGCGTGATGACGGGGATGGCGTTCGGGCGCGGCCACACCGCCCAGCCCGCCGCCGGCGCGGTGCTCGTCGCCTCGCCCGACGCCGCCACGGCCGCCGATTCGGCCACCATCGCCCGCGCGGTGGCCGACAGCGCCGCGGCCATGCAGGGCGCGCCCTCCGCGCCGGCGCAGCCCGCCGCCTTCGCCGCTCCGGCCGACGGAATCGGCGGCCCCGCGCCGGACGACGCCACGGCCATGAACGCCGACGGCTGGTCGGTTCCCGCCGGGTACGCGGCGCCCGCCGGCTCGCCCACGCGCTGGACCACGCTCCCGCCCGCGGGCGGCGCGCAGGCGGCCGACCCCGCTACGCTCGCCGCCGACCCGGGCGCGACCCGCTACGCCTCCGCCGACGCGGGCACCGCGACGGCACCGCGCAGCCGCCTGGCGCCGCCGGAGCCGCCGTACACGCCCCGCGCCGCGCCGGGCGAGGCGCGCTTCCGGGCGTACGACGGCGGGTCGGGGCCATACGCGCTGCAGGTGGGCCGCTTCCGCGAGGAAGAGGCGGCGCTGAAGGTGGTCGACGAGCTCCACGCGCGCGGCCACGACGTGTACGTCTACACCACCGCCGAGCGCGGCGGCCCGCTGTTCAGCGTGCGCATGGACCGCTACGGCGACCGCGAGACCGCCATGCGCGCCGCCGAGCGGCTGGAGCAGCGCGAGCAGCTGGCCGCGGTGGTCGTCCCCACGGAGCAGCGCTAG
- a CDS encoding DUF4280 domain-containing protein, with protein MGMQVCMGAMMQCSFGVAPSTLVVLPANRVLAGGPPAANIMDHVPILNIPPFGMCQSPSNPTVAAATAAALGVLTPMPCVPVTAAPWIVGAPTVLIGSMPALNDSSKLMCSWGGVIQITSPGQTTGQIP; from the coding sequence ATGGGCATGCAGGTCTGCATGGGAGCCATGATGCAGTGCAGCTTCGGGGTGGCGCCGAGCACGCTCGTCGTCCTGCCCGCCAACCGGGTGCTCGCGGGCGGGCCCCCGGCGGCCAACATCATGGACCACGTGCCGATCCTGAACATCCCTCCTTTCGGGATGTGCCAGTCGCCCTCCAACCCCACGGTGGCCGCGGCCACGGCGGCCGCGCTGGGGGTGCTGACGCCCATGCCGTGCGTGCCGGTGACCGCCGCGCCCTGGATCGTGGGCGCGCCCACGGTGCTGATCGGCAGCATGCCGGCGCTGAACGACAGCTCCAAGCTGATGTGCAGCTGGGGCGGGGTGATCCAGATCACCAGCCCCGGCCAGACCACGGGCCAGATTCCCTGA